The Solanum pennellii chromosome 11, SPENNV200 genome contains a region encoding:
- the LOC107003194 gene encoding gamma-glutamylcyclotransferase 2-3 isoform X2, translated as MVMWVFGYGSLIWKPGFNYDDRLFGFIKGYRRVFYQGSTDHRGTPEFPGRTVTLEPAEGENCWGMAYKITKEEDQEVALTYLEVREKQYDQKAYVDLFTEPAASAPAVSGVLVQIARAEGPSGPNKDYLFQLENALGLLGCEDKHVIDIAKEVRRILSEDEVTIS; from the exons atggtgatGTGGGTATTTGGATATGGATCTCTAATTTGGAAGCCTGGGTTTAACTACGATGATCGTCTTTTCGGTTTTATCAAAGGCTATCGTCGTGTCTTTTATCAAG GCAGTACTGATCATAGAGGGACACCAGAATTCCCAGGTAGAACAGTAACACTGGAGCCTGCTGAAGGAGAAAATtgt TGGGGTATGGCCTACAAGATAACGAAGGAGGAAGATCAAGAAGTGGCACTGACA TACCTTGAAGTCAGGGAAAAACAATATGACCAGAAGGCTTATGTAGATCTTTTCACT GAGCCTGCAGCATCAGCACCAGCTGTTTCTGGTGTATTAGT TCAAATTGCTCGTGCAGAAGGCCCCTCAGGACCCAACAAAGATTACctttttcaacttgaaaatgccCTTGGCCTCTTAG GATGTGAAGATAAACATGTCATCGACATAGCAAAGGAAGTCAGGCGCATACTTTCAGAAGACGAGGTAACTATCTCATGA
- the LOC107004760 gene encoding small glutamine-rich tetratricopeptide repeat-containing protein 2 isoform X2 yields the protein MAKLKTDSPLSRRIVLSFLRFLDSVEPAAGVDDEGLEVAKQCLSEAFKIDPSSHASSSDSLVDIFSTGEAVDQSQRSVDLRHDVSSSDAPCTSSRQKAEDRTKEAHSFGISKDELFGQFFDALEKSHYFRSLPDGNDDQAQLDKASRIFHTALEEMQKSGCTMFNRNNLAEILKSQGNKVMQSKLYPDAIELYSFAIALCEDNAVYYCNRAAALTQIQQYEAAVQDCQKSIAINPNYSKAYSRLGFVYYAQGKYRDAIDKGFTKALQLDPNNYSVKENIRVAEQKLKEEQQRRRNDQSSTSSSHGQDSNHQPAGAPRSHAMPPPFGSVSFDGNSIPDLTNVFMNMTRDAFQGQHGPDRPEGSNNTDSTNDPVIRISRSVNLGFGEQMPEELTGTLRSVMEMFSGAQPPENPRDNMNGRSTPN from the exons ATGGCGAAGCTGAAGACGGATTCTCCTCTCTCGCGTCGCATAGTTCTCTCCTTCTTGCGCTTCCTTGATTCTG TGGAACCTGCTGCAGGAGTTGATGATGAAGGACTTGAGGTTGCTAAGCAATGTCTATCAGAGGCTTTTAAGATTGATCCTTCATCTCATGCCTCAAGTTCAGACTCATTAGTGGACATATTCAGTACAGGGGAAGCAGTTGACCAAAGCCAAAGAAGTGTAGATCTTAGGCATGATGTATCTTCATCAGACGCTCCTTGTACATCTTCAAGGCAGAAG gCCGAAGATAGGACAAAAGAAGCTCACAGTTTTG GTATATCCAAAGATGAGCTCTTTGGGCAGTTTTTTGATGCTCTTGAAAAATCTCACTATTTCAGAAGCTTGCCCGATGGAAATGACGATCAGGCTCAGTTGGATAAGGCATCAAGGATATTCCATACTGCTTTGGAG GAGATGCAAAAATCTGGATGTACTATGTTCAACCGAAACAACCTTGCTGAGATCTTAAAATCACAAG GTAATAAAGTGATGCAGTCAAAACTTTACCCTGATGCTATTGAGCTGTATTCTTTTGCAATTGCACTTTGTGAAGATAATGCAGTTTACTATTGCAACAG GGCAGCTGCTTTAACCCAGATCCAACAATATGAAGCAGCAGTTCAAGACTGCCAAAAATCTATTGCAATCAACCCCAATTATAGCAAGGCTTATAGTAGATTGGGTTTTGTCTATTATGCTCAAGGGAAGTACCGTGATGCCATAGATAAGGGATTCACAAAAG CATTGCAGTTGGATCCTAATAATTATTCCGTCAAGGAAAATATACGG gtAGCAGAACAAAAGTTGAAAGAAGAGCAACAGAGGAGACGGAATGATCAG AGCTCAACCTCTTCAAGCCATGGACAAGACTCAAATCACCAGCCTGCTGGTGCACCTAGAAGTCATGCCATGCCTCCACCATTTGGATCAGTGTCATTTGATGGCAATAGCATTCCTGATTTGACGAACGTGTTTATGAACATGACAAGAGATGCATTCCAAGGGCAGCATGGTCCAGACCGGCCAGAAGGAAGCAACAACACTGATTCAACCAATGATCCTGTTATAAGAATAAGCAGGAGCGTCAATCTTGGTTTTGGTGAACAGATGCCTGAGGAATTGACAGGAACCTTAAGGTCTGTTATGGAGATGTTTTCTGGAGCTCAACCTCCTGAGAATCCTCGGGATAACATGAATGGAAGGTCAACACCAAATTGA
- the LOC107004760 gene encoding small glutamine-rich tetratricopeptide repeat-containing protein isoform X1, giving the protein MAKLKTDSPLSRRIVLSFLRFLDSVEPAAGVDDEGLEVAKQCLSEAFKIDPSSHASSSDSLVDIFSTGEAVDQSQRSVDLRHDVSSSDAPCTSSRQKVVHAKDADRSHLLAEDRTKEAHSFGISKDELFGQFFDALEKSHYFRSLPDGNDDQAQLDKASRIFHTALEEMQKSGCTMFNRNNLAEILKSQGNKVMQSKLYPDAIELYSFAIALCEDNAVYYCNRAAALTQIQQYEAAVQDCQKSIAINPNYSKAYSRLGFVYYAQGKYRDAIDKGFTKALQLDPNNYSVKENIRVAEQKLKEEQQRRRNDQSSTSSSHGQDSNHQPAGAPRSHAMPPPFGSVSFDGNSIPDLTNVFMNMTRDAFQGQHGPDRPEGSNNTDSTNDPVIRISRSVNLGFGEQMPEELTGTLRSVMEMFSGAQPPENPRDNMNGRSTPN; this is encoded by the exons ATGGCGAAGCTGAAGACGGATTCTCCTCTCTCGCGTCGCATAGTTCTCTCCTTCTTGCGCTTCCTTGATTCTG TGGAACCTGCTGCAGGAGTTGATGATGAAGGACTTGAGGTTGCTAAGCAATGTCTATCAGAGGCTTTTAAGATTGATCCTTCATCTCATGCCTCAAGTTCAGACTCATTAGTGGACATATTCAGTACAGGGGAAGCAGTTGACCAAAGCCAAAGAAGTGTAGATCTTAGGCATGATGTATCTTCATCAGACGCTCCTTGTACATCTTCAAGGCAGAAGGTTGTACATGCTAAAGATGCAGATCGTTCACATTTGCTG gCCGAAGATAGGACAAAAGAAGCTCACAGTTTTG GTATATCCAAAGATGAGCTCTTTGGGCAGTTTTTTGATGCTCTTGAAAAATCTCACTATTTCAGAAGCTTGCCCGATGGAAATGACGATCAGGCTCAGTTGGATAAGGCATCAAGGATATTCCATACTGCTTTGGAG GAGATGCAAAAATCTGGATGTACTATGTTCAACCGAAACAACCTTGCTGAGATCTTAAAATCACAAG GTAATAAAGTGATGCAGTCAAAACTTTACCCTGATGCTATTGAGCTGTATTCTTTTGCAATTGCACTTTGTGAAGATAATGCAGTTTACTATTGCAACAG GGCAGCTGCTTTAACCCAGATCCAACAATATGAAGCAGCAGTTCAAGACTGCCAAAAATCTATTGCAATCAACCCCAATTATAGCAAGGCTTATAGTAGATTGGGTTTTGTCTATTATGCTCAAGGGAAGTACCGTGATGCCATAGATAAGGGATTCACAAAAG CATTGCAGTTGGATCCTAATAATTATTCCGTCAAGGAAAATATACGG gtAGCAGAACAAAAGTTGAAAGAAGAGCAACAGAGGAGACGGAATGATCAG AGCTCAACCTCTTCAAGCCATGGACAAGACTCAAATCACCAGCCTGCTGGTGCACCTAGAAGTCATGCCATGCCTCCACCATTTGGATCAGTGTCATTTGATGGCAATAGCATTCCTGATTTGACGAACGTGTTTATGAACATGACAAGAGATGCATTCCAAGGGCAGCATGGTCCAGACCGGCCAGAAGGAAGCAACAACACTGATTCAACCAATGATCCTGTTATAAGAATAAGCAGGAGCGTCAATCTTGGTTTTGGTGAACAGATGCCTGAGGAATTGACAGGAACCTTAAGGTCTGTTATGGAGATGTTTTCTGGAGCTCAACCTCCTGAGAATCCTCGGGATAACATGAATGGAAGGTCAACACCAAATTGA
- the LOC107003194 gene encoding gamma-glutamylcyclotransferase 2-3 isoform X1 yields the protein MVMWVFGYGSLIWKPGFNYDDRLFGFIKGYRRVFYQGSTDHRGTPEFPGRTVTLEPAEGENCWGMAYKITKEEDQEVALTYLEVREKQYDQKAYVDLFTEPAASAPAVSGVLVYIGSPDKKLNENYLGPASVEEIASQIARAEGPSGPNKDYLFQLENALGLLGCEDKHVIDIAKEVRRILSEDEVTIS from the exons atggtgatGTGGGTATTTGGATATGGATCTCTAATTTGGAAGCCTGGGTTTAACTACGATGATCGTCTTTTCGGTTTTATCAAAGGCTATCGTCGTGTCTTTTATCAAG GCAGTACTGATCATAGAGGGACACCAGAATTCCCAGGTAGAACAGTAACACTGGAGCCTGCTGAAGGAGAAAATtgt TGGGGTATGGCCTACAAGATAACGAAGGAGGAAGATCAAGAAGTGGCACTGACA TACCTTGAAGTCAGGGAAAAACAATATGACCAGAAGGCTTATGTAGATCTTTTCACT GAGCCTGCAGCATCAGCACCAGCTGTTTCTGGTGTATTAGT ATACATAGGTTCTCCAGACAAGAAGCTTAACGAGAACTACCTGGGACCTGCATCAGTTGAAGAAATTGCTAG TCAAATTGCTCGTGCAGAAGGCCCCTCAGGACCCAACAAAGATTACctttttcaacttgaaaatgccCTTGGCCTCTTAG GATGTGAAGATAAACATGTCATCGACATAGCAAAGGAAGTCAGGCGCATACTTTCAGAAGACGAGGTAACTATCTCATGA